A stretch of DNA from Desulfosarcina ovata subsp. ovata:
ATGGCATAGTCCACCCAGATGCCCTGTTCCTCCAGCTTGGCCAGCCCCTGTCCGATCTTTCTTTTCAGGATCAGCTTCACCAGCGGGATGCGTGAAAGGCGTTTGTAGAACCGGACCTTATTGCGCCGGGAGATTTCCACCGCCAGGGTCGGGTCGATCTCTTCGATGGTTTTCCAAAAGGGCTCATTTGCCAGGGCGTCCTCTTTCTTGCGCTGAAGATCGACTTCGGGCCGGACATCGTTTCCGAAAATGATCCGCTCGATGGCATGGTTGACGGTGGACGTTTTTCCGCTGCCCGAGGGACCCACAAAAAGCAGCAGGGCGGCTTTGGGCACGCTGGCATCCGATACGTATTCCTTACGAAGGTGGGCGCGGTAAACTTTTTCAAACAGTTCATGGAGTTCCACCGGAATGTGGACGTCGACCAGTTCTTTTTCCAACAGGGAGAGCAGGTAACGGTAGTCCCTGGCCGAGACCTCTTTTTCCAGAATTTTGTTCCACGCCTCCTGGGGATTGGTATGGCCGGAAATCTCGAAGCGTTTCTGCCAGTCGGTGAGGATGTCGGGATCCTTGAGGACGTTGAAATGCTTTTCCGGCGCATCCATGAAAAAGGAGAGGACGGTTTCCAGGATAGTGTTGAAAATCCCGCGGGGCGGACGGTACTGGTTCAGGCGGGCACGCATGAACGCCTTGGTTTCCTGAGGCCAGGCCGTAACCAATTCGTTGATTTCACGAATCCGGTTTTCCGGCAGTTGGACGTAGGTAATTTTTCTAGTCAGCCGTTTGGCCATCTTTGCCTCCCTCCGGTTCCTTGGCGGCATTGAATGCGGGAAGGGCGATTGCCGGCGTGTTTCCCTGGGTATTCTGGATGACAACGGTGTTCTGGCCCTGTTGTTGTTTTTCGTAGGCCGTGGCCCATTTCTGCTGGGTCAGGAATTCGAGCAGGGCCGTATCGGATGATCCGTCAGCATGGCCGAGGGCCTGCTGGAGGTCTCTGATCCCATGCAAATAGGCGGCATAGAGTTTGCGGATTCGGCTGGCTTCCTGATCGGCGGCGTAGTTTTCGGCCTCGGCAATCAATTCCCGGCGTTTCTTTTCTTCTGAGGCCGCCGCCAGCTTGTCGCCGAAACGGGTCTCCTTGAGAACGAAACTGACCACTTCGACACCGTATTTTTTTTCGATGGTCGGACCGCCCACATTGATGGGGCGGGATTTCAGTGCTGTGAAGATCGCTTCCTTGATGGTTTCGCGGTCGCTGATCAGGCGATCCACCACCTGGGCCTGGAGGATATCCTTGACGATGCCATCGTAGTCTCCCTGCAGCA
This window harbors:
- a CDS encoding SPFH domain-containing protein gives rise to the protein MATPLPNQMLRRSFVKTVLRRLIALLTVIGLIYGLIAIVYATKTIFKVKMNYAVVLERFGGVRQAVTDVGWHARLPYFTRIEQEVPLMNQTMQLGGTPAPMRIISKGNVALWTSGVLTYRIRDLHRWAIENLNPLDLLQGDYDGIVKDILQAQVVDRLISDRETIKEAIFTALKSRPINVGGPTIEKKYGVEVVSFVLKETRFGDKLAAASEEKKRRELIAEAENYAADQEASRIRKLYAAYLHGIRDLQQALGHADGSSDTALLEFLTQQKWATAYEKQQQGQNTVVIQNTQGNTPAIALPAFNAAKEPEGGKDGQTAD